From the genome of bacterium:
CGGCCGAGAGCGTGGAGAGCGCGGCGATCCGCGGCTTCGCGAGCCGCGCCCACCGCGCCGCGGCAGGCGGCCACGCGGGCGCCGCGGCGGCGATCGTCGTCACGGCCTCGTCCCTCCCAGCGCCTTGAGCGCGGCGACGACGGCGTCCAGCTCCGCCGAATCCAGCGGCATCCTCGGCATGATGTTCGGGTAGCCCTTCACGACGTCTGCCGCCGGGTCGACGATGGACCGGCGCAGGTACGGCTCGTCCGCCGGGATCGTGCGCTCGGCGCCACCGGTCACCACGGTCACGGTCGAGCCGTAGAGGCCCCTGAATCCCGGCGCGACCGGCCCCGGCCCGTCGATCGCGTGGCAGCCGAGGCAGCCCTTCTCCTTGAGGACCGCCTCGCCCTGCGGCGGCCCTGCGGCGGCGCCCTCGCCGAGCCAGACGGCGAACGCCGCCTCCGGGACGACGTCGACCACCGCCCGCATGTGCGAATGCCCCTCGCCGCAGTACTCCGTGCAAAACAGGTCGTACTTCCCGGCCTCCTTGGGCGTGAACCAGAGGTGGGTGGTCATGCCCGGCACCACGTCCTCCTTGATGCGGAACGCGGGGATGTAGGCGCTGTGGATCACGTCCAGCGACGTCATGTCCAGGCGCGTGGGGCGGCCCAGCGGCACCCTCAGCACATCGCTCTCGCGCCCGCCGGCGTAGGTGAAGCGCCACGACCACTCCTGGGCGGTGACGCGCACCCGGAGCGCGTCCGCAGGAGGCGTGCGCAGGTAGGCGAAGTCACGCCATCCGAACCAGAACATCAGGATGACGAGGAGGGTCGCCGCGACCGTCCACGCGACCTCCAGCGCCGTGGAGCCTTCGCGGTCCGGGTTCTCCGCCACCGGGTGGCGCGACGCGCGGTAGCGGACGACGAAGTAGAGCATGAGCGCCGTCACCACCGCGAGGAACGCGATGGCGGTGCCGATGATGAAGACCAGCGAGCGGTCGACGAGGACGGCGGTGTCGGAGACCTCGC
Proteins encoded in this window:
- the coxB gene encoding cytochrome c oxidase subunit II — encoded protein: MFREVSDTAVLVDRSLVFIIGTAIAFLAVVTALMLYFVVRYRASRHPVAENPDREGSTALEVAWTVAATLLVILMFWFGWRDFAYLRTPPADALRVRVTAQEWSWRFTYAGGRESDVLRVPLGRPTRLDMTSLDVIHSAYIPAFRIKEDVVPGMTTHLWFTPKEAGKYDLFCTEYCGEGHSHMRAVVDVVPEAAFAVWLGEGAAAGPPQGEAVLKEKGCLGCHAIDGPGPVAPGFRGLYGSTVTVVTGGAERTIPADEPYLRRSIVDPAADVVKGYPNIMPRMPLDSAELDAVVAALKALGGTRP